The Periophthalmus magnuspinnatus isolate fPerMag1 chromosome 17, fPerMag1.2.pri, whole genome shotgun sequence sequence agtgtagtttgctcctcccttcaagaagatataaggcagtattcaccagcaatctgaccagaactgaagaagctctTAGATGACcggccaaatgtcttcacttcaaTAGGTTTGGCCAGTTGACaaaattgaattttcttttgctactaATGTATGACTCAAATCAGTCTTAATTTCAGTGTTCACAGCCTTATTTATTTACACCAGCATGTGCTTTAAGATCCAAGTGGCAGCTCCACCTCGTGGTGCATAAGACAAGATCTAAAACCAGAACagggccttctctgtggctggccCTAAAATCTGGAATGATCTGCAGCtttcattgtttgtttatatatttaattaattattttgccTAACATTATGTGCAGCACTGTTTATAATATGTGCTTTACAAGTAAAGTGGATtggaaaataaatgcatatttgTGTGATTATATTATTGCTTACATCATGTCTGTATGATCACGTCAGATCTGGAACTGAAGAAGAAACTGACACTTTTGTCATTGTTCTTTATTTCTTAGGTTTTTGGAGACTGAAGCCAACTGCTTGAGGATCTTTATTGTGACACAACTACATCACTGACAGCAGGACTCCATGCTCTGGCTGAAATTCTCTTATAGCTGATGTGTATAAtccaaataatttaatatttctttgttgtactgtttgtttttgaatTAAAGTGTGTACAcaattgtgtgttgttgtttttttagttttggggtttttttagttcaattaatttaaatatatattttggtccAGTGCATTTTTATTGATAGGATGCCATTATCcagtgtatataaaatatataagcaTCAAGAactgttctgtgtttttttttgtcacgcTTGTGGACTAGATTTTGGCGGATGTAGACCTCGCATTACAGCGTAGTAGGTATGCGGAGTGATTGGGGATGTCACGGGGGGCCATTGTCGACGGAAAACCCAACTTTTAAAAAGCTTTCAAAGTATTTACTTTTGAAGCCAACGAAAACATTTCTTCAGACACGAGACCATGGACAGAAAGTGGTATGTGCTGACAATTAACGAGTAGCatgtctttgtctttttgttgtCCATGGTCACATGGACCTATGTACGATAATGATCgtgtattattgtttatagCACAGGATGCGTACATTAGTCGTTTAGTTTTTCTTCTCAGATTAATCACGTTTGATGCATTTAAATGTTCGTTGCACAGAAGTGTCGCGTTGTCTCCGTGGGTGTTACGCGGATGTGTAGCGTGAAACCACCTCGTGGACACCATGCTCCTGCTCGACAACAGTCCTCTATGTCCTCTGCATAAAGACAAACAATGAGCTCTGCAAACGGAAGTCCCAGTTTAGGACATGAGTCTGTATTCAGGTAGTTAAGTAGTAGTAACTctgtacaaatgaataaaaacatgtacaccAGTGTAAAGCAGAGGAACAGTAACGATGGAGCCTGTGACAGTAAAACAAACTGTTCGGGCATTAAGTTGTGCACGTGAACTGTAGCACATCTGCCCacggatgaaacaaaactgctCTGAAACTAAAGCACGTGCACTATTTGGAATGAGTTTAGCCGACAGATAATACTGTACTGAAGACAATACTGTACTAAAGTGCTCCAGCCTCCACCTTCTATTGAATTACAGCAGCTGCAAGGCGGACAGAGGACAATGATACAGCTTTAGGCCATACAAACACTGAGCAGAGAAGACTACAAGACTAGACTCTGAGAAATGTCATGTTTATATGCTATTTGAATATTATATTAGGCCTATATTATGTAGAGCTATAGGCTATATTGGACTCATTCATTTACCAATATCAGGTACAGTttgtttataatatatttagCCTATGTTTATGTTAGTAATGAGGCTACTTGGTCATATGCACTTTTAGAAGTTTTGACAAATGATGAGTGAGAACAAAATGGGTCTTTGTGCCCATCTGTCTGGACAGTGCCTCTGGAGTGGTCATAGACTGTTGCAGTGGCAGGCGGAAACTTCATGTGTTAATTTTCCTTTGTGTGTCTTAGTGCGTCCTGTAGATATTTCTCTTTATATATGCCATCAAGAGTGAGCCCAAGCCATTTGCTGcctgagagttcacacttcactgtgattggttaactcTGCCTGTTACCCACTCAGAGACTCACAACAGAGGCTGTCCAGTAGAAGGAGTCAGTGGGGGAAAGTTGTTTGAGCATAAAGcagcattataaataaaacacagaatctCAGTATTGTCTCAGGATCTATATATTGTCTTTATCCTTAAATTCCACTAACTGAGTGATTCGAGCGTTTGGCACCCAACCTAAAGGACGGCAGTTCAGTATCAACTCCAGTAGCTTTGTTAGTGGTTTATGGAGGTTAGAGAGCGAATGATGCTGATGATTTGCACCCTCACTTCTGCCCAGGGCAACTGTAGCTAGAAGTAGCTTATCATCACCAGGTGTGGAGTAAattaataatgcaatgtaaagtgtctttgagtgacCAAAGAAATTTTATATAAAAGGgtatagtatttatttaaaatgtgtgtgtgtgtgtgtatatatatatatatatatatatatatatatatatatatatatatatatatatacatacatacacattagACAAACCAGGGGCATTGTTCTAGCAAGAAATGCAATGCAAATTTTCAAAACTTGTCCTTAGAAGGCttttagaaaaatgtatttattttcttatatgAGGTGATATTTCTtgcctattttttatttttatcttgctTACATGTACAATGTGTTGTTGATTTTGTAGCATTCCTGTGAAACATTTTCTGAACAAGCCCCAGATCATCCATGGTTTTGGAAATGCCTCACAGATAGATGCTGACAGCAGCAGCCATGTGGGGGCTGGACGACTccttcagaccaaagcacagcACTACAAGCAGAGAAATGCCTATAACCCCACACAAATAAAGGTCAGTGATttcataaattaaaaacaaggtTACAAATACATGTGTACATTAAAGTTGTGTAACCGGTCCACCCCTTTTGATATGGCTCTGCGTtgtgttctgggtgttgttgtGAAGATGACAGAggctcagtccaggtttaggagGTTTACTGTTCAGCAAAAGGACAAGGTAGAAACTGATGTGAGGCAGTCCAAACAATATTCCTCAGAGAAAGTTGCTAAGCTCTCATATCGTAAATATATGCATTTGATTTCAAATAGCAACAATACACTACATTCAAAAATATGACAGATTCAAATGTGAACACATTACATTTTGTAACCGAACTGCATTTAACAGGCACTGTACATTTCTAATGGTTACATATAGAATATAATTATGAATTgaataatatgaataattaattaattcataataatatcatacttgtttaataaaaaacaaatcacaaacagTTGTGAGTGTGAGGGTTCCATATCCCTTTTGAAAGAAAAGTATAATAAAAGTAAGTTAATAAAACATTGATTAGCAAAATAACAGCTTTGTCTAGACCTAAAATTAGTGCGTCTTACCTCAGAGAAAGTTACAGAGCTCTGAGGGCAAAACACGCTCTTCACAGTGTCACAGGTACACAGcacaaataataacaacaaaatcaCGTAAGAGTGGAATTTGAGAATATATAGTGACTGAAAAAGAATGAATTTCTATTAACCTGATCCAGCTGTATCAACATCTGGGTTACAAGGGTGAATTGACAGTTAAATGACGATTGAATGATTGCAGACAAAAGTACAAATCTGCGTTATTTTAATCCATTtcacaagtttatttttgtttcattgtgtgAACGTTTTTTGCCTTTTagctaaatatgttattttgtGAGTTTTCTAAGATCACATGTCACATGACTGTATTTCCCGAGCAATATTACAAGAGaagatgtatttttttccccttaaaaacagaccagaCTTGACCTAAACACAACACTACCAGTGAGGCAAACAGCCTCAATCTTCAAACAACCGGTAACTAAGGTGACGAAGCACCCCAAAAATACTGTGAAGACAGACCTGCGAAAGGCCAAAGATCCACCCAAACAGGTGCTGCTGCTAATGATCATGATCAGCTTATATATGAAGCATGCATTAACTTTCATTGTATTGTTGCCATTTTAGTTGTTCTGGGAGAGGAAGCTAAGTGGTTTAAGTGCGTTTAATATTGCAGAGGAATTAATCAAAACTATTGACCTTCCCAAAGGCTTACAGGGTAAGAAAATAATTTCCctgttttttaaaatgcacGGAGAAAACactattttgatatttatgatGACTGTTATGTCCCTCTCTTTAAATCTTTTTGCAGGTGTAGGGCTTGCCTGTTCAGATGAAACTCTGCTGTCTGCCATCGCTAGTGCCCTTCACACAAGCGGCTCACCCATCACTGGACAGCTGACAACAGCAGTGGATAAAAATCCTGGAGTCTGGCTTAATACTGCCCAGCCACTTTGCAAAGCTTTTGTTGTGACAGATGAGGACATAAGGTACCTTTCACATGTTGTGTTCGCTTTGTTTTCTATCAGGTCTACTTTCTTTAGTTTTTCACTATTGATAATTTGACTCAGTTTGGCTCTTCTTGGTGCCATTTGTCTGTGTGATAGGAAACAAGAGAAACAAGTGCAAAGTGTTCGAAGGCGACTGGAGGAAGCACTGATGGCTGACTCTTTAGCTCATTTAAATGACCTCACTTCAGATGAAACAGCTGGGGGCC is a genomic window containing:
- the mbd3a gene encoding methyl-CpG-binding domain protein 3a isoform X1; its protein translation is MDRKCIPVKHFLNKPQIIHGFGNASQIDADSSSHVGAGRLLQTKAQHYKQRNAYNPTQIKTRLDLNTTLPVRQTASIFKQPVTKVTKHPKNTVKTDLRKAKDPPKQLFWERKLSGLSAFNIAEELIKTIDLPKGLQGKKIISLFFKMHGENTILIFMMTVMSLSLNLFAGVGLACSDETLLSAIASALHTSGSPITGQLTTAVDKNPGVWLNTAQPLCKAFVVTDEDIRKQEKQVQSVRRRLEEALMADSLAHLNDLTSDETAGGQDETVMQMDPKIS
- the mbd3a gene encoding methyl-CpG-binding domain protein 3a isoform X2 yields the protein MDRKCIPVKHFLNKPQIIHGFGNASQIDADSSSHVGAGRLLQTKAQHYKQRNAYNPTQIKTRLDLNTTLPVRQTASIFKQPVTKVTKHPKNTVKTDLRKAKDPPKQLFWERKLSGLSAFNIAEELIKTIDLPKGLQGVGLACSDETLLSAIASALHTSGSPITGQLTTAVDKNPGVWLNTAQPLCKAFVVTDEDIRKQEKQVQSVRRRLEEALMADSLAHLNDLTSDETAGGQDETVMQMDPKIS